One Rhodospirillales bacterium genomic window carries:
- a CDS encoding GcvT family protein, translating into MPKIASKARAVIIGGGVSGASVAYHLAKLGWTDVILLERKQLTCGTTWHAAGLVGQLRNGQNMTRLAKYSADLYTRLEEETGIATGMKQNGSITVALSEERKEEIYRTASLARAFGVDVNEVTASEVKELYPHLNTDDLVGAVHLPLDGQCDPANIAQALAKGARQNGVKIVENVKVTAVHDDGKKVTGVAWKGDDGTEGTIESEFVVNCAGMWARELGAMSGVNIPLHACEHFYIVTEPIEGLSQVPVLRVPEEWAYYKEDAGKMMLGAFEPNAKPWGMNGIAEDFCFDQLPEDIEHFMPVLEKAINRMPMLGEAGIRTWFNGPESFTPDDSYYLGEAPELQNYFMACGYNSIGIVSSGGAGMALAQWMNDGEPPFDLWNIDIRRVQPFQKSRHYLKERVSESLGLLYADHFPYRQPETARGVRRSPLHEHLKARGACFGVTAGWERANWFAPEGVEAKYEYSWKRQNWFEYAAQEHMAVREGVGLFDMTSFGKIRAEGRDATSVLNRICANDVDVEAGKLIYTQFLNSRGGIESDCTVTRLSETEYLIVVPGASLVRDMVWLKRHTPDDAHIVYTDVTAAESVLCLMGPKARDVLSATSPADLSNEEHPFGTMREIEIGYGVCRAHRVSYVGELGWELYPSTDLTAHVFEVLEEAGAAHGLKLAGLHVLDSCRIEKAFRHFGHDITDEDHVLEAGLGFAVRVQKPDFIGRDAVMRKKEEGLKRRMVQFKLKDPEPLVYHNEPLVRDGKIVSHLTSGNYGHFLGGAIGMGYVPVEPGEKDEDITSSSWEVEIAGVRMAAEASLKPMYDPKAERVRM; encoded by the coding sequence ATGCCCAAGATTGCAAGCAAGGCCCGCGCGGTCATCATCGGCGGCGGTGTCTCCGGCGCCTCGGTCGCCTATCACCTGGCCAAGCTCGGCTGGACCGACGTGATCCTGCTCGAACGCAAGCAGCTCACCTGTGGCACCACTTGGCATGCCGCCGGTCTCGTCGGCCAGCTGCGCAACGGCCAGAACATGACCCGACTCGCGAAGTACTCGGCCGATCTCTACACCAGGCTCGAGGAAGAGACCGGCATCGCCACGGGCATGAAGCAGAACGGCTCGATCACCGTGGCGCTCTCCGAGGAGCGCAAGGAGGAGATCTACCGCACCGCCTCTCTGGCCCGCGCCTTCGGTGTCGACGTCAACGAGGTCACCGCTTCCGAGGTCAAGGAACTCTACCCGCACCTCAACACCGACGATCTTGTCGGCGCCGTCCATCTGCCGCTCGACGGCCAGTGCGATCCCGCCAACATCGCCCAGGCGCTCGCCAAGGGTGCGCGCCAGAATGGCGTGAAGATCGTCGAGAATGTGAAGGTCACGGCCGTGCACGACGACGGCAAGAAGGTGACCGGAGTCGCGTGGAAGGGCGACGACGGCACCGAAGGCACGATCGAGAGCGAGTTTGTGGTCAACTGCGCTGGCATGTGGGCGCGTGAACTCGGCGCCATGTCGGGCGTCAACATCCCCCTGCACGCCTGCGAGCACTTCTACATCGTCACCGAGCCGATCGAGGGTCTGAGCCAAGTGCCGGTGCTGCGCGTACCCGAGGAATGGGCCTACTACAAGGAGGACGCGGGCAAGATGATGCTCGGCGCCTTCGAGCCCAACGCCAAGCCCTGGGGCATGAACGGTATCGCTGAGGACTTCTGCTTCGACCAGCTGCCCGAGGACATTGAGCACTTCATGCCGGTGCTGGAAAAGGCCATCAACCGCATGCCGATGCTGGGTGAAGCGGGCATCCGCACCTGGTTCAACGGACCCGAGAGCTTCACGCCTGACGACAGCTACTACCTGGGTGAGGCGCCGGAGCTGCAGAACTACTTCATGGCATGCGGGTACAACTCGATCGGCATCGTATCGTCGGGCGGCGCAGGCATGGCGCTGGCCCAGTGGATGAACGACGGCGAGCCGCCGTTCGACCTGTGGAACATCGACATCCGCCGGGTCCAGCCGTTCCAGAAGAGCCGGCACTATCTCAAGGAGCGGGTCAGCGAGTCGCTCGGCCTGCTGTATGCCGACCACTTCCCCTACCGCCAGCCTGAGACGGCGCGTGGCGTGCGCCGTTCGCCGCTCCACGAGCATCTCAAGGCGCGTGGTGCTTGCTTCGGTGTCACCGCCGGCTGGGAGCGTGCCAACTGGTTCGCGCCCGAGGGAGTCGAGGCGAAGTACGAGTACTCCTGGAAGCGCCAGAACTGGTTCGAGTACGCCGCCCAGGAACACATGGCCGTGCGCGAAGGCGTCGGCCTGTTCGACATGACGTCGTTCGGCAAGATCCGAGCGGAGGGCCGCGACGCCACATCCGTGCTCAACCGGATCTGCGCCAACGACGTAGATGTCGAGGCGGGCAAGCTGATCTACACCCAGTTCCTCAACAGTCGGGGCGGCATTGAGAGTGACTGCACGGTTACCCGGCTTTCGGAGACCGAATACCTGATCGTGGTGCCCGGTGCCTCGCTGGTGCGCGACATGGTCTGGCTCAAGCGCCACACGCCGGACGACGCCCATATCGTCTATACCGACGTGACGGCCGCCGAATCCGTGCTCTGTCTGATGGGTCCCAAGGCGCGAGACGTGCTCAGCGCCACCTCGCCCGCCGACCTTTCCAACGAGGAGCACCCCTTCGGGACCATGCGCGAGATCGAGATTGGCTATGGCGTCTGTCGCGCCCATCGCGTGAGCTACGTCGGCGAACTCGGCTGGGAGCTCTACCCCAGCACCGACCTGACGGCCCATGTTTTCGAGGTGCTCGAGGAAGCCGGTGCCGCCCACGGCCTCAAGCTCGCCGGTCTGCACGTGCTCGACAGCTGCCGGATCGAGAAAGCCTTTCGTCACTTCGGCCACGACATCACCGACGAGGATCACGTCCTTGAGGCAGGCTTGGGCTTCGCCGTGCGCGTGCAGAAGCCGGACTTCATCGGCCGCGACGCCGTGATGCGGAAGAAGGAAGAAGGCCTGAAGCGCCGCATGGTGCAGTTCAAGCTCAAGGACCCGGAGCCACTCGTCTATCACAACGAGCCCCTG
- a CDS encoding FAD-dependent oxidoreductase, translating to MVDLPSTARVVIIGGGAVGASSLYHLAKAGWTDCLLLEKNELTSGSTWHAAGNVPTFSASWSVMNMQRYSTELYRGLADAVDYPMNYHVTGSIRLAHSRNRMLEFERVCSMGRYQNMNVKMCTNDELMELCPFLKTHDLEGGLYDPYDGDIDPAQLTQALAKGARDLGAKIVRFCPVSGVRRDGGEWVIETPHGDVRCQYVVNAAGYRAGEVGAMFGRDVPCVSMSHQYMLTEQIPELEAYSAKTGKKLPLLRDVDSSYYLRQEKFGLNLGPYERNCKAHWVTGDDPMPDDFSFQLYPDDLERLEWYIEDAMARVPLLATGGVSRVINGPIPYAPDGNPLIGPMPGVPDAFEACVFTFGIAQAGGAGKVLAEWVIEGATEWDMWSCDPRRFTDYADRNHAIAKAMEVYSHEYAMHFPAHAWPAGRDKRVSPVHDQITGMGGQMGAYSGWERANWFAQDGDDISEESTQTWSRAGPWYQRIREECLAVRDAVGVLDLPGFSWFHLKGEGAKDWLRGMITGGIPKIGRIGLGYFADDAGRIITELSIIRLGEDEMYLISAGAAQWHDRDWLERHIPESSGITLENQTGQRCTQIVSGPNARALFAEISDADVSMPWLTWQNATIAGCEVLLLRVSYAGALGWEIHSQSADTSKVYGALIEAGKNHGLKPFGMFALNSLRLEKGYRSWKGDLSTDYTILQGGLERFVKWDKESFKGKAALENERQQGVKKRFATMIVEAGDYDAPYMSTVWKGEDMVGETTSGGWGHRIDKSIALGMVRADLAEPGTELEIEMYGERYPATVQPDQPLFDPDNESLRS from the coding sequence ATGGTTGATCTCCCCAGCACGGCACGGGTCGTGATCATCGGCGGCGGCGCGGTAGGCGCCTCCAGCCTCTACCACCTCGCCAAGGCAGGCTGGACCGATTGCCTGCTGCTCGAAAAGAACGAGCTGACCTCGGGTTCGACATGGCACGCCGCCGGCAATGTCCCGACCTTCTCGGCGAGCTGGTCGGTCATGAACATGCAGCGCTATTCGACCGAGCTCTACCGCGGTCTGGCCGACGCGGTCGACTATCCGATGAACTATCACGTCACCGGCTCGATCCGGCTGGCGCATTCCCGGAACCGCATGCTCGAGTTCGAGCGCGTCTGCAGCATGGGCCGCTACCAGAACATGAACGTGAAGATGTGCACGAACGATGAGCTCATGGAGCTCTGTCCATTCCTGAAGACCCACGACCTCGAAGGCGGGCTGTATGACCCCTACGACGGCGACATCGATCCCGCGCAGCTCACGCAGGCGCTGGCCAAGGGCGCCCGCGACCTTGGTGCGAAGATCGTGCGCTTCTGCCCGGTTTCGGGCGTACGCCGCGACGGCGGCGAGTGGGTCATCGAAACGCCCCACGGCGACGTCCGCTGCCAGTATGTCGTGAATGCCGCGGGCTACCGCGCAGGTGAGGTCGGCGCGATGTTCGGCCGCGACGTGCCCTGTGTTTCCATGTCGCACCAGTACATGCTGACCGAACAGATCCCCGAGCTCGAGGCCTACTCCGCCAAGACCGGCAAGAAGCTTCCGCTGCTGCGCGACGTCGACAGCAGCTACTACCTGCGCCAGGAGAAGTTCGGCCTGAACCTCGGCCCCTACGAGCGCAACTGCAAGGCGCACTGGGTGACGGGCGACGATCCCATGCCCGACGACTTCTCGTTCCAGCTCTATCCCGACGATCTGGAGCGGCTGGAGTGGTACATCGAAGACGCCATGGCCCGTGTGCCACTGCTCGCGACCGGCGGCGTGAGCCGGGTGATCAACGGCCCGATTCCCTATGCGCCCGACGGTAATCCGCTGATCGGCCCGATGCCCGGCGTGCCCGACGCCTTCGAGGCCTGCGTCTTCACCTTCGGCATCGCCCAGGCCGGCGGTGCGGGCAAGGTACTGGCCGAATGGGTCATCGAAGGTGCGACCGAGTGGGACATGTGGTCGTGCGACCCCCGCCGCTTCACCGACTACGCCGACCGCAACCACGCGATCGCCAAGGCGATGGAGGTCTACAGCCACGAATACGCCATGCACTTCCCCGCACATGCATGGCCCGCCGGCCGCGACAAGCGGGTCTCGCCGGTCCACGACCAGATCACAGGCATGGGCGGTCAGATGGGCGCCTACAGCGGCTGGGAGCGCGCCAACTGGTTCGCGCAGGATGGCGACGACATCAGTGAAGAGTCGACCCAGACCTGGAGCCGCGCAGGCCCCTGGTACCAGCGCATCCGCGAGGAGTGCCTCGCCGTGCGGGACGCTGTTGGCGTGCTCGACCTGCCCGGCTTCTCCTGGTTCCACCTCAAGGGTGAGGGTGCCAAGGACTGGCTGCGCGGCATGATCACCGGCGGCATTCCGAAGATCGGCCGTATCGGTCTTGGCTACTTCGCCGACGACGCGGGCCGGATCATCACCGAGCTCTCGATCATTCGCTTGGGCGAGGACGAGATGTACCTGATCAGTGCGGGTGCCGCCCAGTGGCACGACCGCGACTGGCTCGAGCGGCACATTCCGGAGAGCTCCGGTATCACGCTGGAGAACCAGACCGGCCAGCGCTGCACACAGATCGTCTCGGGCCCGAACGCTCGCGCACTCTTCGCAGAGATCAGCGACGCTGATGTCTCAATGCCGTGGCTGACCTGGCAGAATGCGACCATCGCGGGCTGCGAGGTGCTGCTTCTGCGTGTCTCCTATGCTGGTGCACTGGGCTGGGAGATCCACAGTCAGTCAGCCGATACGTCGAAGGTCTATGGCGCACTGATAGAGGCCGGCAAGAACCACGGCCTCAAGCCGTTCGGTATGTTCGCGCTGAACAGCCTGCGACTTGAGAAAGGTTACCGCTCCTGGAAAGGCGATCTCTCGACCGACTACACGATCCTGCAGGGCGGCCTGGAGCGTTTCGTGAAGTGGGATAAAGAGAGCTTCAAGGGCAAGGCGGCGCTGGAGAACGAACGCCAGCAGGGTGTGAAGAAGCGCTTCGCCACCATGATCGTCGAAGCCGGCGACTACGACGCGCCCTACATGTCGACGGTGTGGAAGGGCGAGGACATGGTCGGCGAGACCACCTCGGGCGGATGGGGCCACCGGATCGACAAGTCGATCGCGCTCGGCATGGTGCGCGCCGACTTGGCCGAGCCGGGCACGGAGCTCGAGATTGAGATGTATGGCGAGCGCTACCCGGCAACCGTACAGCCAGACCAACCGCTGTTCGACCCCGACAACGAAAGCCTCCGGAGCTAG
- a CDS encoding helix-turn-helix transcriptional regulator, with protein MAVGVVSDHPLPESPDVPGVGAELRALRKARGLTIAELALTLGRSVGWLSQVERGVNEPAIRDLRHASEFFGLPIGFFFHNDDAPADERGRVVRASARRPLGNSEEGLVEELLSPDLTGSYEVVRSVFAPGARLAEPVTRMTEEAGYIIAGTLDLEISGTWFRLEAGDSFRFREEPYRWRNAGADEAVVIWIVSPPVY; from the coding sequence ATGGCCGTTGGTGTTGTTTCCGATCACCCCCTGCCCGAGTCACCCGATGTCCCAGGCGTCGGCGCGGAGCTTCGCGCCCTGCGCAAGGCACGCGGGCTGACGATCGCCGAACTGGCGCTCACCCTCGGTCGTTCCGTCGGTTGGCTCAGTCAGGTCGAGCGTGGCGTCAACGAACCCGCCATCCGCGACCTGCGCCATGCCTCGGAGTTCTTCGGCCTGCCGATCGGGTTTTTCTTCCACAACGACGATGCACCAGCCGACGAACGTGGCCGTGTGGTCCGCGCCAGCGCCCGACGACCGCTCGGCAACAGTGAGGAAGGCCTGGTCGAGGAGCTGCTCTCGCCCGACCTAACCGGCAGCTACGAGGTCGTGCGTTCGGTCTTCGCCCCGGGTGCCCGGCTGGCAGAGCCGGTGACCCGCATGACCGAGGAAGCCGGCTACATTATCGCCGGCACGCTCGACCTGGAGATTTCCGGCACCTGGTTCCGGCTCGAAGCCGGCGACAGCTTTCGTTTTCGAGAAGAGCCTTACCGCTGGCGCAACGCCGGTGCAGATGAGGCCGTTGTGATCTGGATTGTCTCGCCGCCTGTTTACTAG
- a CDS encoding amidohydrolase family protein: protein MSAALHDVVISADSHVGEPDAIRPYFPKDMRDKLPEFRQGDDGHFRIYVDGVEREGALKKACNEVDLMKEFRLDPALGTDIDRLYRDMALEGVDASVIFPNIGLACSRGNDDAAYYHAWARAHNDFVWDVFGPVHHRLKPAAMLAVDDIDEMLKEARRSLDRGFCTLFVPANVPWLPYRAKEYEPLWEMAEEAGIPITFHIFSGNLAFDADFIDLGAMNDERIAAYRTYVENDDEEYEHLNATVTGMLAGMSPIVELTGSGILERHPNLKMVVTECECGWLAWVLHAMDQMQRQRHLGMKPLKLKPSEYFLRQGAITITDDPIALHNVPFTGTDVLLWGNDYPHDEGSFPESAKHIQTIRDTLTPEQAHHVLCGNAARLYGFDLDQLQVTRDEVTRHAV, encoded by the coding sequence ATGTCTGCAGCACTCCATGATGTCGTCATCAGCGCCGACTCCCATGTCGGCGAACCCGATGCCATCAGGCCCTATTTCCCCAAGGATATGCGCGACAAGCTGCCGGAGTTCCGGCAGGGTGACGACGGCCATTTCCGCATCTATGTCGACGGTGTCGAACGCGAGGGCGCGCTCAAGAAGGCGTGCAACGAGGTCGACCTGATGAAGGAGTTCCGGCTTGACCCAGCGCTCGGAACCGACATCGATCGGCTCTATCGCGACATGGCCCTGGAGGGCGTCGATGCCTCGGTGATCTTTCCAAACATCGGACTGGCCTGCTCCCGCGGCAACGACGATGCAGCCTACTATCATGCGTGGGCGAGGGCCCATAACGACTTCGTCTGGGATGTATTCGGCCCGGTGCACCATCGGCTGAAGCCCGCTGCGATGCTCGCGGTCGATGACATCGACGAGATGCTCAAGGAGGCGCGACGTTCCCTCGACCGCGGCTTCTGCACGCTCTTCGTGCCGGCCAATGTTCCCTGGCTGCCCTATCGCGCGAAAGAGTACGAGCCGCTCTGGGAGATGGCCGAAGAGGCGGGTATCCCGATCACCTTTCATATCTTCAGTGGCAACCTGGCATTCGACGCCGATTTCATCGATCTCGGTGCGATGAACGACGAACGCATTGCCGCCTACCGGACGTACGTTGAGAACGACGACGAGGAATACGAACACCTCAACGCGACGGTGACCGGGATGCTGGCAGGCATGTCGCCCATCGTGGAACTGACCGGCTCCGGCATCCTGGAGCGCCACCCGAACCTGAAGATGGTCGTCACGGAATGTGAGTGCGGTTGGCTGGCCTGGGTGCTGCACGCCATGGATCAGATGCAGCGCCAGCGTCATCTCGGCATGAAGCCCCTGAAATTAAAGCCCAGCGAATATTTTCTGCGCCAGGGTGCGATCACGATCACTGACGATCCCATCGCGCTTCACAACGTGCCCTTCACCGGCACGGACGTCCTGCTGTGGGGCAACGACTACCCCCACGACGAGGGCTCGTTCCCCGAGAGCGCGAAGCACATCCAGACGATCCGCGACACGCTGACGCCCGAACAGGCGCATCACGTGCTCTGCGGCAATGCCGCTCGGCTCTACGGGTTCGACCTTGATCAGTTACAGGTGACCCGCGACGAGGTCACCAGACACGCGGTATAA
- a CDS encoding YafY family transcriptional regulator: MRRADRLFELIQILRRARSSMTAAQLAEALEVTPRTIYRDIAALMAMRVPIEGAAGIGYIMRPGYDLPPLMFDREEIEAIVVGLGLLQRIGDKGLEAAADRVAAKIAEVLPEALGRDLDDGRFVISRFGAADPDNVDMGLLRRAVRDDLRLRLLYRDGDGRETDRTVFPLAVIYYTETTVLAAWCELRTAFRHFRADRIVHCAETGDGFANQAATLRQDWHEQLRMPHAALD, from the coding sequence ATGCGCCGCGCCGACCGCCTGTTCGAGTTGATCCAGATCCTGCGCCGGGCCCGCTCATCAATGACGGCAGCACAGCTTGCCGAAGCGCTCGAGGTGACCCCGCGCACGATCTATCGCGACATCGCCGCTCTGATGGCAATGCGCGTCCCAATCGAAGGTGCCGCGGGCATCGGCTACATCATGCGGCCCGGCTATGACCTGCCGCCGTTGATGTTCGACCGGGAGGAGATCGAAGCCATCGTGGTCGGGCTGGGGCTCCTGCAGCGCATCGGCGACAAGGGGCTTGAGGCCGCCGCGGATCGGGTCGCCGCCAAGATCGCCGAGGTTCTGCCCGAGGCGCTCGGGCGCGATCTCGACGACGGCCGCTTCGTCATCTCCCGCTTCGGGGCAGCCGATCCCGACAATGTCGACATGGGCCTGCTGCGCCGTGCCGTCCGCGACGACCTGCGGCTTCGCCTGCTCTACAGGGACGGTGACGGAAGGGAGACGGACCGCACGGTCTTTCCCTTGGCGGTTATCTACTACACCGAAACAACGGTGCTCGCGGCATGGTGCGAGCTGCGCACGGCGTTCCGGCACTTCCGTGCCGACCGCATCGTCCATTGCGCGGAGACCGGCGACGGCTTCGCCAATCAGGCTGCAACACTGCGGCAGGACTGGCATGAACAACTCCGCATGCCTCACGCCGCTCTGGACTAA
- a CDS encoding pyridoxamine 5'-phosphate oxidase family protein: MPNPQPALDQRFTDFIERQQMFFVATAAEDGRVNVSPKGLDSLRILAPDRIVWLNLTGSGNETSAHLQVKNRITLMFCAFEGAPMILRVYGSARLLHPRDDGWSELLGLFPVMAGSRQIFDIAIDRVEPSCGSGVPLYAYKGQRGKTQLVPFYDKMGEEKVRQYWDTKNKVNIDGLATGI; encoded by the coding sequence ATGCCCAACCCCCAGCCCGCCCTGGATCAGCGCTTCACCGACTTCATCGAACGTCAGCAAATGTTCTTTGTCGCAACGGCGGCCGAAGACGGTCGTGTCAACGTCTCGCCCAAGGGGCTCGACAGCTTGCGCATTCTCGCGCCCGATCGTATCGTCTGGCTGAACCTGACCGGCAGCGGCAATGAAACCTCCGCCCATCTCCAGGTCAAGAATCGCATCACGCTGATGTTCTGCGCGTTCGAGGGCGCTCCGATGATCTTGCGGGTTTACGGCTCGGCCCGTCTGCTGCATCCACGCGATGACGGCTGGAGCGAGCTGCTCGGCCTTTTCCCCGTCATGGCTGGCTCGCGCCAGATCTTCGACATCGCCATTGATCGGGTCGAGCCATCCTGTGGCAGCGGTGTGCCGCTCTATGCCTACAAGGGACAGCGCGGCAAGACACAGCTCGTGCCGTTCTACGACAAGATGGGCGAAGAAAAGGTGCGCCAGTATTGGGACACCAAGAACAAGGTGAATATCGACGGCCTGGCGACGGGAATCTGA
- a CDS encoding ribbon-helix-helix domain-containing protein has protein sequence MCQVFAGQDTVRYACITRRLRLNGQSTSIRLENAFWDILDDIAANEGVSTPHFLSKLHDEVLELRGEPSNFTSLLRCACLKFLELSPDRKPAAIAAE, from the coding sequence ATGTGTCAGGTTTTTGCCGGTCAGGATACCGTGCGTTATGCCTGTATCACCCGTCGGTTGCGTCTGAACGGACAGAGCACCAGCATCCGGCTCGAAAACGCATTTTGGGATATTCTAGACGATATCGCCGCCAACGAGGGCGTTTCAACCCCACATTTCTTGTCGAAGCTTCATGACGAGGTTCTCGAACTGCGAGGCGAGCCATCCAATTTCACCTCCCTGTTGCGCTGCGCCTGCCTGAAATTCCTAGAGCTTTCGCCAGACCGAAAGCCCGCGGCCATCGCAGCCGAGTAA
- a CDS encoding VOC family protein, with protein sequence MAKSIHSMIRVLDEDRSVAFYREAFGLELADRLDFPDFTLIYLSNAEAEFEVELTVNKSRTEPYDLGDGYGHLAVLVDDLDAEHARLEAAGLAPRKLVTFAPAGKFVARFFFIADPDGYQIEVLERGGRYQ encoded by the coding sequence TTGGCCAAAAGCATTCACTCCATGATCCGCGTGCTGGACGAGGATCGTTCGGTGGCGTTCTACCGCGAAGCTTTCGGCCTCGAATTGGCGGACCGTCTCGACTTTCCTGATTTCACGCTGATCTACCTGAGCAACGCCGAGGCGGAGTTCGAGGTCGAACTGACTGTCAACAAAAGCCGGACAGAGCCTTATGACCTGGGCGACGGTTACGGGCACCTGGCGGTTTTGGTCGATGACCTCGATGCTGAACACGCGCGTTTGGAGGCCGCCGGTCTCGCCCCGCGCAAGCTCGTCACCTTTGCGCCGGCAGGTAAGTTTGTTGCCCGGTTCTTCTTCATCGCAGATCCCGACGGTTACCAGATCGAAGTTCTGGAACGGGGCGGGCGTTACCAATGA